One window of Hujiaoplasma nucleasis genomic DNA carries:
- a CDS encoding efflux RND transporter permease subunit, producing MNKSKKALIKTYKEMAPAIFVAMIATGLGFLALFTSDVPMIADFGKMLTIGIIISFIVASLFLLPLVFVRDKHFSNEDKGKKKRKKNSLFLYHITRFVLKFKYLIIIIAFALALVGLYLDQSVRVETDVETFMPQNSQALDDIHELRDRMGSTDQVVLVFESDNMVSNENIEYVNTQISDLNNQYSNQIIQINSLFSLANEMGLDFNESSVTSLVDALSEEQSKVWINEDHSKMVVQLMIKKMETIELDSFLIELDRYLTSVENDRTQITITGQATIDVAMISSLTSGRYTITLLGMLAVFLGLLLIYRNFFKAITPLIPITLIIGWSGLLMYTLDIAYTPLTATLGALIIGIGTEFTILIMDRYYKNINDFMPAEEIIADSVQMIGKPILISAITTMGGFSALIISDFEILKNFGIMTVINLILAIISTLLIMPIVLYMQTRIRTKINFKRG from the coding sequence ATGAATAAATCAAAAAAAGCATTGATAAAAACATATAAAGAAATGGCACCAGCGATCTTTGTTGCGATGATTGCGACTGGTCTAGGGTTTTTAGCATTATTTACTTCTGATGTGCCTATGATTGCTGATTTTGGAAAAATGTTAACCATTGGAATTATCATCAGTTTTATTGTAGCGTCTTTGTTTTTATTGCCTTTGGTCTTTGTGAGAGACAAACACTTTTCTAATGAAGATAAAGGAAAGAAAAAAAGGAAGAAAAATTCACTGTTTTTATATCACATAACACGTTTCGTTTTAAAGTTTAAATATTTAATTATCATTATTGCTTTTGCTTTGGCTCTTGTCGGCTTATATTTAGATCAATCAGTCAGAGTTGAAACTGATGTTGAAACCTTTATGCCACAAAATTCTCAAGCCTTAGATGATATTCATGAATTAAGAGATAGGATGGGATCAACTGACCAAGTTGTTTTGGTTTTTGAATCGGATAACATGGTTTCTAATGAAAATATTGAGTATGTTAATACACAAATTAGTGATTTAAACAATCAATACTCAAATCAAATTATTCAAATTAATTCACTATTCTCTTTGGCCAATGAGATGGGGCTGGATTTTAACGAGTCAAGTGTAACTTCACTTGTTGATGCTTTGTCTGAGGAGCAAAGTAAAGTCTGGATCAATGAAGATCATAGTAAAATGGTGGTTCAGCTCATGATAAAGAAAATGGAAACTATTGAATTAGATTCGTTTTTAATTGAGTTAGATCGATATTTAACATCTGTAGAAAATGATCGCACTCAAATTACCATCACTGGACAGGCCACTATTGACGTGGCGATGATATCATCATTAACAAGCGGAAGATATACCATTACTTTATTGGGAATGTTGGCTGTTTTTTTAGGCTTACTTCTTATCTATAGAAATTTTTTCAAAGCTATTACACCTTTAATTCCTATCACTCTTATTATCGGATGGTCTGGTTTACTCATGTATACACTAGATATAGCATATACCCCTTTAACCGCAACCCTAGGAGCCCTCATTATTGGAATTGGTACAGAGTTTACCATATTAATCATGGACCGATACTATAAAAATATTAATGATTTCATGCCTGCGGAGGAAATCATTGCTGATTCAGTTCAAATGATCGGAAAACCTATATTGATTTCTGCGATTACAACCATGGGTGGATTTTCTGCTTTAATTATTTCGGACTTTGAAATCCTTAAGAACTTTGGTATAATGACTGTGATAAATCTTATTTTAGCGATTATATCTACATTATTGATTATGCCAATTGTCTTGTACATGCAAACTAGAATAAGGACAAAAATTAATTTCAAAAGAGGATAA
- a CDS encoding sodium-translocating pyrophosphatase yields MGSLIYIAGFLAIIAIVYAMYLFKKVLSYSSGNDKVKEIAGYIKEGANAFLSREYRIIIIFVILGFFGLWLALSIASALAFVLGATFSGIAGLVGMKTATEANSRTATAANNHGMNEALNVAFKGGTVMGMSVVGFGLLGLIIVYLIAENLFSLDASTAIEIAAGYSLGASTIALFSRVGGGIYTKAADVGADMVGKIELDVPEDDPRNPATIADNVGDNVGDVAGMGSDLLESYVSSIIGAATIGALWFGSQGVIFVLIIAGVGILSSILGTFFVKTGKNGNPHHSLKLGTYMSALFFVIGSFIVTYFFNIKQYDASGLSELPSNMGPFYSIIVGLAVGLFIAFISEYYTSEKYKFVKEIAKQSETGHATNIIAGIATGMQSTVFPILAIALGSLLAFEVGGLFGIGLAAVGMLGTAGMTVSVDAYGPIADNAGGIAQMSKMDDHVRKITDKLDSVGNTTAAVAKGFAIGSAALTALALFSSYAVKTGLETINLINSHVISGLVVGGMLAFLFSSMTIFSVGKAANKMIDEIRRQFRDIPGILEGNATPDYSKCVAISTDSALKEMLAPALLAIITPVVVGFVFGPAALGGLLAGTLITGIMLAIFMANSGGAWDNAKKYIEDGHHGGKGSAAHKASVTGDTVGDPLKDTSGPALNILIKLMTTVSLLLAAMF; encoded by the coding sequence ATGGGAAGTTTAATTTATATCGCAGGTTTTTTAGCAATCATTGCGATTGTTTACGCTATGTATTTATTTAAGAAAGTCTTATCTTATTCATCAGGGAATGATAAGGTTAAGGAAATAGCTGGTTATATTAAAGAGGGAGCCAATGCCTTTTTAAGTAGAGAATACCGGATTATCATTATCTTTGTTATCCTAGGATTCTTTGGCTTATGGCTGGCTTTAAGTATCGCAAGTGCTTTAGCTTTTGTCTTAGGAGCTACGTTTTCTGGAATAGCGGGTTTAGTTGGCATGAAAACTGCCACAGAAGCTAATTCAAGAACAGCTACTGCAGCCAATAATCACGGCATGAATGAAGCTTTAAATGTTGCTTTTAAAGGCGGAACTGTCATGGGAATGTCAGTGGTAGGTTTTGGTTTATTAGGACTAATTATTGTATATCTAATTGCTGAAAACCTATTTTCTTTAGATGCTTCCACTGCTATTGAAATAGCTGCTGGCTATTCTTTAGGAGCATCAACCATCGCTTTATTTTCTAGAGTTGGTGGAGGTATATATACAAAAGCAGCTGATGTTGGTGCTGATATGGTTGGTAAGATAGAACTAGATGTGCCTGAAGATGACCCAAGAAATCCAGCTACCATCGCTGATAATGTTGGCGACAATGTTGGTGATGTTGCAGGTATGGGATCTGATTTATTAGAATCTTATGTTTCTTCAATTATTGGCGCAGCCACTATAGGAGCCTTATGGTTTGGTAGCCAAGGCGTTATTTTTGTTTTAATCATTGCTGGTGTAGGAATACTTTCTTCGATATTAGGAACCTTCTTTGTTAAAACAGGAAAGAATGGTAACCCACATCACTCCTTAAAACTAGGGACCTATATGAGTGCTTTATTCTTTGTTATTGGTTCTTTTATAGTCACTTATTTTTTCAATATAAAACAATATGATGCATCAGGTTTATCAGAATTACCATCCAATATGGGACCTTTTTATAGTATCATCGTTGGTTTAGCTGTAGGATTATTTATTGCCTTTATCAGTGAATACTACACTTCAGAAAAGTATAAATTTGTTAAAGAAATAGCCAAACAATCAGAAACAGGACATGCTACAAACATTATTGCAGGCATAGCAACCGGTATGCAATCTACTGTTTTTCCTATTTTAGCTATTGCTTTAGGTTCTCTATTAGCATTTGAAGTTGGTGGATTATTTGGTATTGGTTTAGCTGCAGTTGGTATGTTAGGTACTGCGGGTATGACTGTTAGTGTTGATGCATATGGACCGATTGCTGATAATGCTGGCGGTATAGCTCAAATGTCTAAAATGGATGATCATGTAAGAAAGATTACTGATAAATTAGATAGTGTTGGTAATACAACTGCTGCAGTTGCTAAAGGTTTTGCTATTGGTTCAGCTGCCTTAACTGCCCTAGCTTTATTTAGTTCATATGCTGTAAAAACAGGTTTAGAAACCATCAATTTAATTAATTCTCATGTTATTTCAGGCTTGGTTGTAGGGGGTATGCTTGCCTTTCTATTTTCTTCAATGACAATCTTTAGTGTTGGTAAAGCAGCAAATAAAATGATTGATGAAATTAGAAGACAATTTCGGGATATTCCTGGGATATTAGAAGGAAATGCTACGCCTGATTATTCTAAATGTGTAGCCATATCTACTGACTCAGCCCTTAAAGAAATGTTAGCACCAGCCTTGCTTGCAATCATCACACCTGTTGTGGTAGGCTTTGTTTTTGGCCCCGCAGCTTTGGGCGGTTTATTAGCAGGAACTTTAATCACCGGTATCATGTTAGCAATTTTTATGGCTAACTCTGGTGGTGCCTGGGATAATGCTAAAAAATATATCGAAGATGGTCATCACGGTGGAAAAGGTTCTGCTGCTCATAAGGCTTCAGTGACTGGAGATACTGTAGGTGATCCATTAAAAGACACTTCAGGCCCAGCATTAAATATTCTAATTAAATTAATGACAACTGTATCTTTATTATTAGCCGCTATGTTTTAA
- a CDS encoding M3 family oligoendopeptidase gives MKFKDYRYHRPDIENYQEKISDLLEKIGGNVDEETELKAIHEFFDLNDQLDSMATLVSIRNSLDTKDEFYQKEQDFFDENGPKLQMYNNLFSKQLIASKNRKFLEEKLGQLIFKQAELQEKTFSEEIIPDLQKENKLSTKYSKLLAGAEIEFEGKIYNLTQMGPFLQSLDRDTRHKAQLKTSQFFEENEKEIDQIYDDMVKVRHKIAKTLGYENYVQLGYDRLGRTDYNHKDVKNYRDQIYNEVVPLVKELVERKAKRIGIENPKSYDLALSFKTGNPTPKGDLNWQVNIAKNMYEEMSKETGEFFNFMLEHELLELDSKPGKAGGGYCTYIPNYKSPFIFANFNGTSHDVNVLTHEAGHAFQIYSSQEQIPSYRWPTMEAAEIHSMSMEFLAWPWIDGFFKEDTDKYKFYHLDSSLSFLPYGVAVDEFQHEVYNKPEMTPDQRKATWRKIEKKYLPFKDYDDDHFMEKGTYWFKQGHIFSVPFYYIDYTLAQVLAFQFFVLSQENHELALDKYIKLCRLGGSKSFVDLVESTKLNNPFKKGTIKSVIEPIKAFLDQVNDQDL, from the coding sequence ATGAAATTTAAAGATTACAGGTATCACCGCCCAGATATTGAAAATTATCAAGAAAAAATAAGCGACTTATTAGAAAAAATAGGTGGCAATGTTGATGAGGAAACAGAACTTAAAGCGATTCATGAATTCTTTGATTTGAATGACCAATTAGATTCTATGGCTACCCTGGTTTCTATTAGAAACTCTTTAGACACAAAAGATGAATTTTATCAAAAAGAACAAGACTTCTTTGATGAAAACGGTCCTAAGTTACAAATGTATAACAATCTTTTTTCAAAACAATTGATTGCATCAAAAAACAGAAAATTCTTAGAAGAAAAATTAGGCCAATTAATTTTTAAACAAGCTGAACTTCAAGAAAAAACATTTTCTGAAGAAATCATCCCAGATTTACAAAAAGAAAACAAACTTTCAACAAAATATTCAAAATTATTGGCAGGAGCTGAAATTGAATTTGAGGGTAAAATTTACAACTTAACTCAAATGGGGCCTTTTTTACAAAGTCTCGATAGAGATACTAGACATAAAGCTCAATTAAAAACATCACAATTTTTTGAAGAAAATGAAAAAGAGATAGATCAAATTTATGATGATATGGTAAAAGTCAGACATAAAATAGCAAAAACTTTGGGATATGAAAATTATGTTCAATTAGGTTATGATCGATTAGGACGTACCGATTACAATCATAAGGATGTAAAAAACTACCGTGACCAAATTTATAATGAAGTCGTTCCTTTAGTCAAGGAATTGGTGGAAAGAAAAGCTAAAAGAATTGGCATTGAAAATCCTAAATCATATGATTTAGCCTTATCTTTTAAAACTGGAAACCCTACACCAAAAGGTGACTTAAATTGGCAAGTAAATATTGCCAAAAATATGTACGAAGAAATGTCAAAAGAAACCGGTGAATTCTTTAATTTCATGTTAGAACATGAATTACTAGAACTAGACTCTAAACCTGGCAAAGCTGGTGGAGGATACTGCACTTACATTCCTAATTATAAATCACCATTTATTTTCGCTAACTTTAATGGGACAAGCCATGATGTTAATGTTTTGACTCATGAGGCTGGACATGCCTTCCAAATTTATTCAAGTCAAGAACAAATTCCTTCATATAGATGGCCAACAATGGAAGCCGCTGAAATTCATTCCATGAGCATGGAATTCTTAGCTTGGCCATGGATTGATGGTTTCTTTAAAGAAGATACTGACAAATATAAATTCTATCATTTAGACTCATCTTTATCTTTCTTACCTTACGGAGTTGCTGTTGATGAGTTTCAACATGAAGTTTATAATAAGCCGGAAATGACTCCAGACCAAAGAAAAGCAACTTGGCGAAAAATAGAAAAAAAATACTTACCTTTTAAAGATTATGATGATGACCATTTCATGGAAAAAGGTACTTACTGGTTTAAACAAGGCCATATATTCTCTGTGCCTTTCTATTATATTGACTATACACTAGCCCAAGTCTTAGCTTTCCAATTCTTTGTATTAAGTCAAGAAAATCACGAATTAGCTTTAGATAAATATATTAAATTATGTCGTTTAGGCGGATCAAAAAGCTTTGTTGATTTAGTAGAATCAACTAAGCTAAATAATCCTTTTAAAAAAGGCACCATTAAATCTGTAATAGAACCTATTAAAGCATTCTTAGATCAAGTTAATGATCAAGATTTATAA
- a CDS encoding ferric reductase-like transmembrane domain-containing protein — translation MITFIIFIILSFLLYYKSTWIKKHNTSLYTFFIILSLIAFLISQLATHTIFNSLTLPWIKGFLGLALFYMVMLAGALPNWTYQKKLYSVRTELSIIGFIAISPHAIFNLVKIIKGTIEPTYFGIIAYIIMIPLFITSFISIRKKMKPKDWKKLQRLAYIVYILLFIHLIIHYSLPINQILYIVLLVNYLIFKLIKIFKNSKR, via the coding sequence ATGATTACATTTATTATTTTCATTATATTAAGTTTTTTGCTTTATTATAAATCAACTTGGATTAAAAAACACAATACAAGTTTATACACATTTTTTATAATTCTATCTCTTATAGCATTTCTAATATCACAATTAGCTACTCACACTATTTTTAACTCCCTTACCCTTCCCTGGATTAAAGGATTTTTAGGTTTAGCCTTGTTTTACATGGTCATGTTGGCGGGAGCTTTACCTAATTGGACATACCAAAAAAAATTATACTCAGTAAGAACCGAATTATCAATCATTGGTTTTATCGCTATAAGTCCTCATGCTATTTTTAACTTAGTAAAAATAATTAAGGGGACAATTGAGCCAACATATTTTGGCATTATTGCTTATATCATCATGATACCTTTATTCATAACATCATTTATAAGCATTAGAAAAAAAATGAAACCTAAAGATTGGAAAAAATTACAAAGATTGGCTTATATTGTTTATATTTTATTATTCATTCATCTTATTATTCATTATTCTTTACCAATCAATCAAATTCTATATATAGTTCTTTTGGTCAATTACCTCATATTTAAATTGATTAAGATTTTCAAGAATAGTAAAAGATAA
- a CDS encoding C-GCAxxG-C-C family protein, with the protein MDTIDYRKNHKHLNCSETILHFANDYYKLNLNPIALKAMSGFGGGIFEEDLCGLVSGGVTVISMLLTQQTAYQSPDLSKAVIAYKKRIRDAFGSIDCRLIKPNHRDEINGCDQIIIKAMNILIQVINDFKVS; encoded by the coding sequence ATGGATACTATTGACTACAGAAAAAATCATAAACATTTAAACTGTTCAGAAACAATCTTACACTTTGCGAATGACTATTACAAGCTAAATTTAAACCCTATAGCTTTAAAGGCTATGTCTGGCTTTGGAGGCGGGATATTTGAAGAAGATTTATGTGGTCTTGTGAGTGGTGGGGTTACCGTTATTTCTATGCTTTTAACCCAACAAACAGCCTATCAAAGCCCTGATCTTAGTAAGGCTGTAATTGCATATAAAAAACGCATCAGAGATGCGTTTGGTTCAATTGATTGTCGCTTAATTAAGCCTAATCACAGAGATGAAATCAATGGCTGTGATCAAATCATTATTAAGGCTATGAATATTTTAATTCAAGTTATAAACGACTTTAAAGTTTCTTAA
- a CDS encoding NUDIX hydrolase: protein MDYVDLIKKYQPYNEQEEVDKKLILDFIENNSNHLYRENLTAHMTSSSIVINKEKTKVLFAYHNIYDSWGWLGGHNDGDPDLLKVAIKEAKEETGIKEVEAYSKDIFMIDVIYVENHIKHHKRVPDHLHLNVTYLLVADDKQTLYVKKDENQAVAWFKLDEVFHKITEPRMVPVYQKAFDKIKKL, encoded by the coding sequence ATGGATTATGTTGATCTAATTAAAAAATATCAACCCTATAATGAACAAGAAGAAGTGGATAAGAAGTTAATCTTAGATTTTATTGAAAATAACTCAAATCATTTATATAGAGAAAATCTAACTGCCCATATGACTTCGTCTAGCATAGTGATAAACAAAGAAAAAACTAAAGTATTATTTGCTTATCACAATATATATGATTCTTGGGGCTGGTTAGGTGGTCATAACGATGGAGATCCAGACCTTCTAAAAGTCGCCATTAAAGAAGCTAAGGAAGAAACTGGGATTAAAGAAGTAGAAGCTTACTCTAAAGATATATTTATGATAGATGTGATTTATGTAGAAAATCATATCAAACATCATAAGAGAGTTCCTGATCATTTACACTTAAATGTTACTTATTTATTGGTTGCAGATGATAAACAAACATTGTATGTCAAAAAAGACGAAAACCAAGCTGTCGCTTGGTTTAAGTTAGATGAAGTTTTTCATAAAATAACAGAACCAAGAATGGTCCCTGTCTATCAAAAAGCCTTTGATAAAATTAAGAAACTTTAA
- a CDS encoding Mpv17/PMP22 family protein, whose product MKKKDIILIFYILTVVLLFLINTTRVFIETQTINHPYLMGFIKTSILATSGELIASRIQSNHYFSKKGLFYRFIVWGILGMGFVLMFHIYDAGVNSAINNNLLPSIKHSFSNKLVTAFLISLIMNLSFAPAFMLLHRVTDTYIDLGQGRFKQITKVKISDVSSTIHWKVYLEFVLIKTIPLFWVPAHTITFLLPSQYRVLMAGFLSIALGLILSFSKNKQKESTN is encoded by the coding sequence ATGAAAAAAAAGGATATAATTTTGATATTTTATATACTTACTGTGGTTTTGTTATTCCTAATAAATACTACAAGGGTTTTTATTGAAACACAAACCATCAACCACCCTTATCTTATGGGTTTTATAAAAACATCTATTTTGGCAACGAGCGGAGAACTAATTGCCTCAAGAATTCAAAGCAATCATTATTTCTCTAAGAAAGGTTTATTCTATCGATTTATCGTTTGGGGAATCTTGGGAATGGGCTTTGTTTTAATGTTTCATATTTATGACGCTGGTGTCAATAGTGCAATAAATAATAATTTATTACCTTCAATAAAACATAGTTTTTCTAACAAATTAGTGACTGCCTTTTTAATCAGTCTAATTATGAATTTAAGTTTTGCGCCAGCCTTTATGTTATTACACCGTGTGACTGATACATACATTGACTTAGGCCAAGGTCGATTTAAACAAATCACTAAAGTTAAGATATCTGATGTTTCATCTACAATTCATTGGAAAGTTTACCTAGAATTTGTTTTAATAAAAACGATTCCTTTATTTTGGGTACCTGCCCATACTATAACTTTCTTATTACCAAGCCAATATCGCGTATTAATGGCTGGATTTTTATCAATTGCCCTAGGACTTATTTTAAGTTTTTCTAAAAACAAGCAAAAAGAATCGACAAATTAA
- a CDS encoding TetR/AcrR family transcriptional regulator, whose product MKGTKEKIMHASMKLFEKKGYLETTTLEIAQMAGVAEVTLFRNFNSKLELFEQSIRSYLSVFIEDGKIRNIIQLPSEEFYKTLLNNRIKVAVKRKEFLKFIIKESFSDYLPEDLRFTEIIYKHLLKVIEMHCNYHQIKDNSKVNARLIAGLLLSLVVVPGKAEVSMDDLIDAYIKILI is encoded by the coding sequence ATGAAGGGAACAAAAGAAAAAATCATGCATGCCAGCATGAAGTTGTTTGAAAAAAAAGGTTATTTAGAAACAACAACTCTTGAAATTGCTCAAATGGCTGGAGTGGCGGAAGTCACCTTGTTTAGAAATTTTAATTCGAAGTTAGAATTGTTTGAACAAAGTATTAGAAGTTATCTTTCTGTCTTTATAGAAGATGGAAAAATAAGAAATATTATTCAATTACCTTCTGAGGAATTTTATAAGACACTTTTAAATAATCGGATAAAAGTCGCTGTAAAAAGAAAAGAATTCTTAAAATTCATCATTAAAGAATCCTTTTCAGATTATTTACCTGAGGATTTAAGGTTTACAGAAATAATCTATAAACATTTACTTAAAGTCATAGAAATGCATTGTAATTATCATCAAATCAAAGATAACTCTAAAGTCAATGCAAGACTGATTGCGGGTTTATTATTATCTTTAGTGGTTGTGCCAGGAAAAGCAGAAGTGTCAATGGATGATTTAATAGATGCTTACATTAAAATTTTAATATAA
- a CDS encoding MMPL family transporter, whose protein sequence is MNKIVSVISKHPIYVILFMVFTLLILIIGITSISLSTGNSTMVKEDTKTYRDNLAYENEFGGETIILHLEPNGDLLTLNVIELFNDLEEDLSSLEGVFSYQSPATLVKNMTQNQYVQFQEGIKEIGLGLGELGLLLTQQADLVNQLDPVVLETASSELQNALGLLSTGQGQLSDSLVRLESGFTSLNDILLLLQNALENEGDIQKANQLSQVITEMNTLIAGLENIQDLPLQSIHALDAMAFQLDQLFTQLLNDLDEIQGFIGQLNVLSANLQTMSETLLMIESYSDSFYAGIPRTEDTLENLLYDNKVRRSIFDVFIIEEKYVMMQVTLEGQVSKEEKQSIVDAIELRIEDNDFSGQYLLSGKSVLDLSIQNSMMSSMQKMLMLSVSVMILIMLITFKVRWRILPLVTVMIAVIMTVGTMGYLSIPITMVSMAVFPILIGLGIDYAIQFQNRYHLAMEEDNE, encoded by the coding sequence ATGAACAAAATTGTGTCAGTAATTTCAAAACATCCCATATATGTCATATTATTTATGGTCTTTACCTTACTTATTCTAATCATTGGTATTACCAGTATTAGCTTATCAACAGGGAATTCCACCATGGTTAAAGAAGATACAAAGACCTATAGAGATAATTTAGCTTATGAGAATGAATTTGGTGGAGAAACTATCATCTTACACTTGGAACCTAATGGTGATTTATTAACTTTAAATGTTATTGAATTGTTTAATGATTTAGAAGAAGATTTATCAAGTTTAGAAGGTGTCTTTTCTTACCAAAGTCCAGCCACTTTAGTTAAAAACATGACTCAAAACCAGTATGTTCAGTTTCAAGAAGGAATCAAGGAAATAGGACTTGGTTTAGGCGAGCTTGGTTTACTCTTGACTCAACAAGCCGATTTAGTTAATCAGCTTGATCCAGTAGTCCTAGAAACTGCTTCTAGTGAACTTCAAAATGCCCTTGGCTTATTAAGCACTGGACAAGGGCAATTAAGCGATTCACTAGTTCGACTAGAAAGTGGATTCACATCATTAAATGATATCTTACTTTTATTACAAAATGCTCTTGAAAATGAAGGAGACATTCAAAAGGCCAATCAGTTATCGCAAGTAATTACAGAAATGAACACACTGATTGCAGGGCTTGAAAATATTCAAGATCTCCCTTTGCAAAGTATTCATGCTTTAGATGCAATGGCTTTTCAATTAGATCAGTTGTTTACACAATTGCTGAATGACTTGGATGAAATTCAAGGATTCATCGGTCAATTAAATGTTTTAAGTGCTAATTTGCAAACAATGTCTGAAACCTTATTAATGATTGAATCTTATTCAGATTCTTTTTATGCGGGTATTCCGAGAACTGAAGATACTCTAGAAAACTTGCTATATGATAATAAAGTTAGAAGGAGTATATTTGATGTTTTTATTATTGAAGAAAAGTATGTAATGATGCAAGTGACTCTAGAAGGTCAAGTAAGTAAAGAAGAGAAACAGTCCATCGTTGATGCTATTGAACTGAGGATTGAAGACAATGATTTTTCAGGACAATATTTGTTATCTGGTAAGTCAGTTTTAGATTTATCAATTCAAAATTCTATGATGTCATCTATGCAAAAGATGTTGATGTTATCGGTGAGTGTCATGATTTTAATTATGTTAATCACTTTTAAAGTTCGTTGGCGGATTTTACCACTTGTGACTGTCATGATAGCTGTGATTATGACGGTTGGAACCATGGGGTATTTATCTATCCCTATTACCATGGTATCTATGGCAGTTTTCCCAATTTTAATAGGGTTGGGGATTGATTATGCCATTCAGTTCCAAAATAGATATCATTTAGCCATGGAGGAAGACAATGAATAA
- a CDS encoding ferritin, with protein sequence MNEKMVKAINKQLNFELESAHVYLAMQNYFASLSLEGFEKWFNVQYKEEVEHAEKFMGYLNDRGQRVEITGFESPQNEFKSVLEVLETSLNHEKEVTRRINELMTLAIELNDYASISFLQWYVDEQVEEEANFSALIDKVKMMDGKGLFMLDHQLGKREE encoded by the coding sequence ATGAATGAAAAAATGGTAAAAGCAATCAATAAACAATTAAATTTTGAATTAGAATCTGCACATGTATATTTAGCCATGCAAAACTACTTTGCATCATTATCTTTAGAAGGATTTGAAAAATGGTTTAATGTACAATACAAAGAGGAAGTTGAACATGCTGAAAAATTCATGGGATACTTAAATGATCGTGGACAAAGAGTTGAAATCACAGGTTTTGAATCTCCACAAAATGAATTTAAATCTGTATTAGAAGTATTAGAAACATCTTTAAACCATGAAAAAGAAGTAACAAGACGCATCAATGAATTAATGACCTTAGCAATTGAGTTGAATGATTATGCTTCAATTTCTTTCCTACAATGGTATGTGGATGAACAAGTTGAAGAGGAAGCAAATTTCTCAGCTTTAATTGACAAAGTTAAAATGATGGATGGTAAAGGCTTATTTATGTTAGACCATCAATTAGGAAAAAGAGAAGAATAA